In the genome of Nocardioides sp. NBC_00368, the window GCCGGGCTGCCGCTGGCAGCCCGGCCCTCGTCGCACTTGTCGGGTCGTTCGCCTTGGTGGCCTGCGGGTCCGCCGCGGCGCCGTTTGCCGACACGGCGCCCGATCTCCCACCCACCGACGGCGTCTTCGACTACCAGCTCGGTGGCATCGCCGATCAACTGTCCGACGGCACCCCGATCGACGTGGTTGCCCGCGACGCCACGGCCGGGCCCCTCGATAGCGCCTACAACGTCTGCTACGTCAACGGCTTCCAGACCCAGCCCGGCGCCGACTGGTCCGAGCACCCATCAGCGCTGCTCCGCGACGCCTCCGGCGATCCCGTACGCGACCCCGACTGGCCCGATGAGCTCATCCTCGACCCCTCCACCGCCTCAGCGCGTTCGGCGATCGTCGAGATGGTCGGTCCGGTCATCGAGAGCTGCGCGGAGTCGGGCTTCGACGCCGTCGAGATCGACAACCTCGACACTTGGACCCGCTTCGACTCGATCTCCCGGGAAGGCGCCTTAGCCCTGGCCTCAGCGTACGTGACCACCGCTCACGACCTCGGCCTCGCGATCGCCCAGAAGAACGCCGCCGAAGCCGCCCGGCCGGCTCACGACGACCTCGGCTTCGACTTCGCCGTCGTCGAAGAATGCGGCGCCTACCACGAATGTGCCGCCTACACCGACGTCTACGGCTCCCACGTGCTCCAGATCGAGTACCCCGACTCCCTCGCCGAGGCCGGCCACGCCTTCGCTGATGTCTGCGCCGACCCCCACCGCGCCCCGCTCACCATCCTCCGCGACCGCGACCTCGTCGGGCAGGACGATCCGGCGTACGTCTACGAGGCGTGCTAGGGCTCGACCGCCAACGGTCTACTCGCTGCATGATCAGCGGGCAAAGAGCTTCCCAAGCACGCTTCCGTGCTGCCATCCGTGAGACTCGAGCCACCTAAAGAGCGGCTCCTTGATCCGACTCGTCTCGAATGAGTACGCGACAGGTTGGAAACCAACCGTGTCATCACCGTCATTAGTCGTGGAGCGGTTGACGCCGCCGAACTCAAAATGCCACTTCTTCTTGACCATCTTCCCTGATGACCAACTCTGTTCCGCCCCGAAGCTGAACCCGTCGCCTGTGAAGCCTGCGTGAGCCTCGGTCTCCGAACTGTGATCCTGGTAGTCGAACGTGCCGTTTCGCTCATTCAGGGTGACTATCAGGCGATATGACTCGTCAATGTGAGTTACCTCAGTGCGATACAGACTGGTGGCTTTGGCC includes:
- a CDS encoding endo alpha-1,4 polygalactosaminidase, which translates into the protein MACGSAAAPFADTAPDLPPTDGVFDYQLGGIADQLSDGTPIDVVARDATAGPLDSAYNVCYVNGFQTQPGADWSEHPSALLRDASGDPVRDPDWPDELILDPSTASARSAIVEMVGPVIESCAESGFDAVEIDNLDTWTRFDSISREGALALASAYVTTAHDLGLAIAQKNAAEAARPAHDDLGFDFAVVEECGAYHECAAYTDVYGSHVLQIEYPDSLAEAGHAFADVCADPHRAPLTILRDRDLVGQDDPAYVYEAC